One stretch of Bosea vaviloviae DNA includes these proteins:
- a CDS encoding MmgE/PrpD family protein, translating into MSPLAFIHDLRFADLPGEVAHQARRCLLDLVGVAVAGRQTELSRIVHGFAIRQMGASQGDARLGGARLIFDGRRASAAGAAFAGASTIDSFDAHDGHPLTKGHAGVAILPALLAVADAEGLIAADGLDGGELLTALVVGYEIAIRAGIALHSSVADYHTSGAWNALGCVSVAARLLKLDRGTTRHALGIAEYHGPRSQMMRCIDHPTMLKDGSGWGAFAGVSAAYLAQDGFTGAPAITLEAPDQVDLWSDLGLRWRILEQYVKPYPVCRWAQPAVEAAASLVARHGIAPQSIAGVEVETFLAAVKLGTAVPTTTEAAQYALGFPLAAFLVHGRLGAAEIGPAGLADPAIAAMIGKIALSEREDLSRAFPARRLARVKITLVSGDVLISEVTSARGDASEPLSDAELIAKFHTLGDGCDARAWRLLAETCMQPDVGGLRLAEALTLILADFQNAGAAQPTLGLGGSAVGELT; encoded by the coding sequence ATGTCGCCGCTCGCCTTCATCCACGACCTGCGCTTCGCCGACCTGCCGGGCGAGGTGGCGCATCAGGCGCGTCGTTGCCTGCTCGACCTCGTCGGTGTCGCCGTGGCCGGGCGGCAGACCGAATTGTCACGCATCGTCCACGGCTTCGCCATTCGCCAGATGGGTGCGAGCCAAGGTGATGCAAGGTTGGGCGGTGCGCGCCTGATCTTCGATGGCCGTCGTGCCAGCGCGGCCGGCGCGGCTTTCGCCGGCGCCTCGACGATCGATTCCTTCGACGCCCATGACGGGCATCCTTTGACCAAAGGCCATGCCGGTGTCGCGATCCTGCCGGCGCTGCTGGCCGTCGCCGACGCCGAAGGGCTCATCGCGGCCGATGGGCTGGATGGCGGCGAGCTTCTGACCGCCCTGGTCGTCGGTTATGAGATCGCCATCCGCGCCGGCATCGCCCTTCACAGCAGCGTCGCCGACTATCATACCTCCGGCGCCTGGAACGCGCTCGGTTGCGTTAGCGTCGCCGCGCGCCTGCTGAAGCTCGATCGCGGGACGACGCGGCACGCGCTAGGCATCGCCGAGTATCACGGCCCGCGCAGCCAGATGATGCGCTGCATCGACCATCCGACCATGCTGAAGGACGGTTCCGGCTGGGGCGCCTTCGCGGGCGTCTCGGCGGCCTATCTGGCGCAGGACGGCTTCACCGGCGCACCGGCGATCACGCTGGAGGCGCCCGATCAGGTCGATCTCTGGAGCGATCTCGGTTTGCGCTGGCGCATCCTCGAGCAGTACGTCAAGCCTTACCCGGTGTGCCGCTGGGCGCAGCCTGCGGTCGAGGCCGCAGCATCGCTGGTCGCGCGCCATGGCATCGCGCCGCAAAGCATCGCCGGGGTCGAGGTCGAGACGTTTCTGGCAGCGGTGAAGCTGGGGACGGCGGTGCCGACGACGACCGAAGCCGCGCAATATGCACTCGGCTTTCCGCTCGCCGCCTTTCTCGTGCATGGCCGGCTGGGAGCCGCCGAGATCGGCCCCGCGGGCCTCGCCGACCCCGCAATCGCCGCGATGATCGGGAAAATCGCGCTGTCGGAGCGGGAGGACCTGTCGCGTGCCTTTCCAGCCCGCCGGCTTGCGCGTGTCAAAATCACCCTCGTCAGCGGCGATGTCCTGATCTCGGAGGTGACCAGCGCGCGAGGCGACGCCTCGGAGCCGCTTTCCGATGCGGAGCTCATCGCCAAATTCCACACCTTGGGCGATGGCTGCGACGCCCGGGCATGGCGCCTCCTCGCAGAAACCTGCATGCAGCCCGATGTCGGAGGCTTGAGGCTCGCGGAGGCTCTGACTCTGATCCTGGCGGATTTTCAGAATGCCGGCGCAGCGCAGCCGACCCTGGGTCTGGGAGGCTCGGCGGTTGGCGAGCTGACGTAA
- a CDS encoding ABC transporter ATP-binding protein, whose translation MIRLEQVSKHFGTMVAVDRIDMEVPAGAVCVLLGPSGCGKTTTMKMINRLIPLTSGRIFVDGRDTTGVDEVTLRRSIGYVIQQIGLFPNMTVEDNICVVPDLLGWPRDKSRKRASQLLDMVNLDPSVFLKRYPKQLSGGQQQRVGVVRALAADPPVLLMDEPFGAIDPINREVIQDEFMKLQAELKKTIVFVSHDIDEAVKMATRIAIFRDGKLIQYDTPDNILAHPIDAFVSEFVGSDRTLKRLRLIRVTDAMMTDPPRVKADDTLETAVRLMDQHGHVSIVMVGPRGRARGVIRHDAARDLKGVVGEHQEPLPGVVNVKDDLRSAVSQMFTHGVTWLACVDDDGFYKGYITQKSITQVLGATYRDR comes from the coding sequence ATGATCCGGCTCGAGCAGGTCTCCAAGCATTTCGGCACGATGGTCGCGGTCGACCGCATCGACATGGAGGTGCCGGCCGGCGCGGTCTGTGTGCTGCTGGGGCCTTCGGGCTGCGGCAAGACCACGACGATGAAGATGATCAACCGGCTGATCCCGCTGACTTCGGGCCGGATCTTCGTCGACGGCCGCGACACCACCGGCGTCGACGAGGTCACGCTCAGGCGCTCGATCGGCTACGTCATCCAGCAGATCGGCCTGTTTCCCAACATGACGGTCGAGGACAACATCTGCGTGGTGCCGGACCTGCTCGGCTGGCCGCGCGACAAATCCCGCAAGCGCGCCTCGCAGCTGCTCGACATGGTCAATCTCGATCCCAGCGTCTTCCTCAAGCGCTATCCCAAGCAGCTCTCCGGCGGCCAGCAGCAGCGCGTCGGCGTGGTCCGGGCGCTCGCCGCCGACCCGCCGGTGCTGCTGATGGACGAGCCCTTCGGCGCGATCGACCCGATCAACCGCGAGGTCATCCAGGACGAGTTCATGAAGCTCCAGGCGGAGCTGAAAAAGACCATCGTCTTCGTCAGTCACGACATCGACGAGGCGGTGAAGATGGCGACCCGGATCGCGATCTTTCGCGACGGCAAGCTGATCCAGTACGACACGCCCGACAATATCCTGGCCCATCCGATCGACGCCTTCGTCTCGGAATTCGTCGGCTCGGACCGCACCCTGAAGCGCCTGCGGCTGATCAGGGTGACGGATGCGATGATGACTGATCCTCCCCGCGTGAAGGCTGACGATACGCTGGAGACCGCCGTCAGGCTGATGGACCAGCACGGCCATGTCTCGATCGTGATGGTCGGCCCGCGCGGCCGGGCGCGCGGCGTCATCCGGCACGATGCCGCGCGTGATCTCAAGGGCGTCGTCGGCGAGCATCAGGAGCCGCTGCCGGGCGTCGTCAACGTCAAGGACGACCTGCGCTCCGCCGTCTCGCAGATGTTCACCCATGGCGTCACCTGGCTCGCCTGCGTCGACGATGACGGCTTCTACAAGGGCTACATCACCCAGAAGAGCATCACCCAGGTGCTCGGCGCGACCTACAGGGACCGCTGA
- a CDS encoding ABC transporter permease has protein sequence MAATGLQTASRLLLIAGVFALGAWLQSTGLLPSILKHRSDVIYLIRQHLALAAISGAIAIVVGIPLGIVLTRPRFEGFADAVTQIVNLGTTIPTLALLALSMSFLGIGAPPVIFALFVLTLLPIVLNTIAGLRSVPQPLIEAARGMGMTPAQILRRVELPNAVFVILAGIRTALAINIGTVPLAFLIGGGGLGELIFTGIDLMEPSMLLAGAIPTALLAVTVDFLVGQIQFWLVPKGVNPLR, from the coding sequence ATGGCCGCGACCGGGCTCCAGACCGCATCACGCCTGCTGCTCATCGCAGGCGTGTTTGCGCTCGGGGCCTGGCTGCAATCGACCGGGCTCCTGCCTTCGATCCTGAAGCATCGCAGCGACGTGATCTACCTGATCCGTCAGCATCTGGCGCTGGCCGCGATCTCGGGAGCCATCGCCATCGTGGTCGGAATCCCGCTCGGCATCGTGCTGACGCGGCCCCGCTTCGAGGGCTTCGCCGACGCGGTCACGCAGATCGTCAATCTCGGCACCACCATCCCGACGCTGGCTTTGCTGGCGCTGTCGATGTCGTTCCTCGGCATCGGCGCCCCGCCCGTCATCTTCGCACTCTTCGTGCTGACGCTGCTGCCGATCGTGCTCAACACCATCGCCGGGCTGCGCTCGGTCCCCCAGCCGCTGATCGAGGCGGCGCGCGGCATGGGCATGACACCGGCCCAGATCCTGCGCCGGGTCGAACTCCCCAACGCCGTCTTCGTCATCCTGGCGGGCATCCGCACGGCGCTCGCGATCAATATCGGCACGGTCCCGCTCGCCTTCCTGATCGGCGGCGGCGGCCTCGGCGAACTCATCTTCACCGGCATCGACCTGATGGAGCCGAGCATGCTGCTGGCGGGCGCGATCCCGACTGCGCTGCTCGCCGTCACTGTGGATTTCCTGGTCGGCCAGATTCAGTTCTGGCTGGTTCCAAAGGGCGTCAACCCGTTGCGCTGA
- a CDS encoding M20 family metallopeptidase: MQNTDKIWTIVDSKQADYIELSDRVFEMPELNYREVKSAAAHAEQLRREGFRVETGIAGLPTAVMGEAGEDGPVIAILGEYDALPELSQAPGVSEHQPLPNQPAGHGCGHNLLGAGAMLAAAAVKDFLAERGLKGRVRYYGCPAEEGGAGKAFMVKAGAFKDVDIAISWHPADFAAVTAAISLANTTLDFEFSGRASHAAAAPHLGRSALDAAELMNVGVNYMREHMPSDARIHYAYLDAGGIAPNVVQAKARLRYVVRATMVSQVHELIARVRKIAEGAALMTETTVSSEVVSAMSSLLANTPLENAMQRNFDRLGPPPFDADDVAFARRMQKTVTPAHIESAFRRSGLPVTDFPLCNAIAPKEVPGPRMMGSTDVGDVSWAVPTVQARGATYTIGTPGHSWQLTAHGQSPLAHKGMVHVAKVMAGVAVDALVEPGLLEKAKADFAERLVRAPYKALLPDDAKPPFHMF; encoded by the coding sequence GTGCAGAATACCGATAAGATTTGGACGATCGTCGATTCAAAGCAGGCGGACTATATCGAGCTGAGCGACCGCGTCTTTGAGATGCCCGAGCTCAACTATCGCGAGGTCAAGTCGGCTGCAGCCCATGCCGAGCAGCTTCGGCGCGAGGGATTTCGCGTGGAGACGGGCATCGCCGGATTGCCGACCGCCGTCATGGGCGAAGCGGGAGAAGACGGGCCGGTGATCGCCATCCTCGGTGAGTATGACGCGCTGCCGGAGCTTTCGCAGGCGCCCGGCGTGTCCGAGCATCAACCGCTTCCCAACCAGCCGGCCGGCCATGGCTGCGGCCACAACCTGCTCGGCGCCGGCGCCATGCTGGCGGCCGCGGCGGTCAAGGATTTCCTCGCGGAGCGTGGGCTCAAGGGCCGCGTCCGATATTATGGCTGCCCTGCCGAAGAAGGCGGGGCAGGCAAAGCGTTCATGGTCAAGGCCGGTGCCTTCAAGGACGTCGACATCGCGATTTCGTGGCATCCGGCCGATTTTGCGGCGGTGACGGCAGCCATATCCCTGGCCAACACGACGCTCGATTTCGAGTTCTCCGGCCGTGCCTCGCATGCCGCCGCTGCGCCGCATCTCGGCCGTTCGGCGCTCGACGCCGCCGAGCTGATGAATGTCGGCGTCAACTACATGCGCGAGCATATGCCCTCGGACGCCCGCATTCACTATGCCTATCTCGATGCCGGCGGCATCGCGCCGAACGTCGTGCAGGCCAAGGCCAGGCTGCGATACGTCGTGCGCGCGACGATGGTCTCCCAGGTCCATGAGCTTATCGCCCGCGTCCGGAAAATCGCCGAAGGCGCGGCGCTGATGACCGAGACCACAGTCAGCAGCGAAGTCGTCAGCGCGATGAGCAGCCTGCTGGCGAACACGCCCCTGGAAAATGCGATGCAGCGCAATTTCGATCGGCTCGGCCCGCCGCCTTTCGATGCGGACGACGTCGCCTTCGCCAGGCGCATGCAGAAGACCGTGACGCCCGCGCATATCGAAAGCGCATTTCGCCGCTCGGGCTTGCCGGTGACGGATTTCCCGCTGTGCAACGCGATCGCACCCAAGGAGGTGCCGGGACCGCGGATGATGGGCTCGACCGATGTCGGCGATGTCTCCTGGGCCGTTCCCACGGTCCAGGCGCGCGGCGCGACCTATACGATCGGCACGCCCGGGCATTCCTGGCAGTTGACGGCCCATGGCCAATCGCCGCTGGCGCATAAGGGCATGGTCCACGTCGCCAAGGTCATGGCGGGCGTAGCCGTGGACGCGCTCGTCGAACCTGGGTTGCTGGAAAAGGCCAAGGCCGATTTCGCGGAGCGTCTTGTCCGGGCCCCCTATAAGGCGCTCCTGCCGGACGACGCCAAGCCGCCTTTCCACATGTTCTGA
- a CDS encoding nitrilase-related carbon-nitrogen hydrolase yields MTRLTVAAAQIACQPADIDVNLASHLAMIEQARRRGVDLLVFPELSLTDYLAQPDCAALALGRDAAPLSLLARAAAPMAVSVGFIEGDAQGRVFNAQALLAGGGIAAVHRKLNLPGYGSLREDQVYDAGEVLLPADLGQGWRAATLICADSWNPALPWLAALAGANLLLVPVASSRGAVAGGFDNPRGWEINLAHTAMTYGLPTIFANHCGQRGGFDFWGGSRILDARGIALAQAGDGPGLIVAEVDFAAGVAARQNLPTIRDSDPVLIHRLLQEHLLGTHLSCAKA; encoded by the coding sequence ATGACCCGCCTGACAGTCGCCGCCGCGCAGATCGCCTGCCAGCCGGCCGATATCGACGTCAATCTGGCGAGCCATCTCGCCATGATCGAACAGGCGCGGCGTCGCGGCGTCGACCTTCTCGTCTTTCCGGAATTGTCGCTGACCGACTATCTCGCCCAGCCGGACTGCGCCGCGCTGGCGCTCGGGCGCGACGCGGCGCCCCTGTCTCTCCTGGCCAGGGCCGCTGCGCCCATGGCGGTCTCCGTCGGTTTCATCGAGGGCGACGCGCAGGGCCGCGTCTTCAACGCGCAGGCGCTGCTTGCGGGCGGCGGCATCGCCGCGGTCCACCGCAAGCTCAACCTTCCCGGATATGGCTCCCTGCGGGAGGACCAAGTTTACGATGCGGGCGAGGTGCTGCTGCCTGCCGATCTCGGCCAAGGCTGGCGGGCCGCGACGCTGATCTGCGCCGATAGCTGGAACCCGGCGCTGCCCTGGCTGGCGGCGCTCGCAGGCGCGAACCTGCTGCTCGTGCCGGTCGCATCGTCGCGCGGTGCGGTCGCCGGCGGCTTCGACAATCCACGCGGCTGGGAGATCAACCTCGCCCACACCGCCATGACCTATGGCCTGCCCACGATCTTCGCCAATCACTGCGGCCAGCGTGGCGGCTTCGATTTCTGGGGTGGCTCGCGCATTCTCGATGCCCGCGGCATCGCGCTCGCTCAGGCCGGCGACGGGCCCGGACTGATCGTCGCGGAGGTCGATTTCGCCGCTGGCGTCGCTGCGCGCCAGAACCTGCCGACGATCCGCGACAGCGACCCTGTTCTGATCCATCGCCTGCTGCAAGAGCACCTGCTGGGAACGCACCTCTCCTGCGCGAAAGCCTGA
- a CDS encoding glycine betaine ABC transporter substrate-binding protein, with protein sequence MLKRTFLGLAGAAFALAATPLSAQPQTIVVGGKNFTEQQIMSEMTTQLLKAKGFTVDKRAGLGTAPLRQAQEAGQIDVYWEYTGTSLITFNKVTDKMDAAATYAKVKELDAAKGLVWLNPSKANNTYALAMRKKDADGRGIKSLSDLAAKVKGGQPTKFGCNAEFYARPDGLGPLQTAYGFEFGREATVRMDTGLVYQALRDSQVDVGLVFATDGRVPAFDFVILTDDKGYFPTYAMTPVIRKETLDKNPKLGEALNALSARLDDATMAKLNAAVDVDKKSVEEVAAGFLKAQSLT encoded by the coding sequence ATGTTGAAACGCACCTTCCTCGGCCTCGCCGGCGCGGCATTCGCACTGGCCGCCACGCCGCTCTCCGCCCAGCCCCAGACTATCGTCGTCGGCGGCAAGAACTTCACCGAGCAGCAGATCATGTCGGAGATGACGACGCAGCTGCTCAAGGCCAAGGGCTTCACCGTCGACAAGCGCGCCGGCCTGGGCACCGCGCCGCTGCGCCAGGCCCAGGAAGCCGGCCAGATCGACGTCTACTGGGAATATACCGGCACCTCGCTGATCACCTTCAACAAGGTCACCGACAAGATGGATGCCGCCGCCACCTACGCCAAGGTCAAGGAGCTCGACGCGGCCAAGGGCCTGGTCTGGCTCAACCCGTCCAAGGCCAACAACACCTATGCGCTTGCCATGCGCAAGAAGGACGCCGACGGCCGGGGCATCAAGTCGCTCTCCGATCTCGCCGCGAAGGTGAAGGGCGGGCAGCCGACCAAGTTCGGCTGCAACGCCGAATTCTATGCGCGGCCCGACGGGCTCGGCCCGCTGCAGACCGCCTATGGCTTCGAGTTCGGCCGCGAGGCCACGGTGCGGATGGATACCGGCCTGGTCTACCAGGCGCTGCGCGATTCTCAGGTCGATGTCGGGCTGGTCTTCGCCACCGATGGCCGCGTCCCGGCCTTCGATTTCGTCATCCTGACCGACGACAAGGGCTATTTCCCGACCTATGCGATGACGCCGGTCATCCGCAAGGAAACCCTCGACAAGAACCCGAAGCTCGGCGAAGCGCTGAACGCGCTCTCGGCCAGGCTCGACGATGCGACGATGGCCAAGCTCAACGCGGCGGTCGATGTCGACAAGAAGAGCGTCGAGGAGGTCGCGGCCGGCTTCCTCAAGGCGCAGTCGCTGACCTGA